In the genome of Falco naumanni isolate bFalNau1 chromosome W, bFalNau1.pat, whole genome shotgun sequence, one region contains:
- the LOC121080539 gene encoding uncharacterized protein LOC121080539, with amino-acid sequence MAITADKKVKKCCSTCEIGKGCLKKRIVIESDNGPELDISPPRREMNQGQESRVQEPAIEPDSSGTGDVEERLSEIVIHTPVSRRTRQQTQTIAPLRQGVGSDGPVYVKIPFTATDLMTWKQAAGNYREDPEKVGKVVDTIIRTQNPDWSDLQVILDNLLDDTEKQMVLKAGKAQSAELNVMSGITGGTIEQNFPSGDPQWDPNNVTHRERLRRYQKWILYGIRHAMPKSLNWSKLYEVRQDKNESPSAFLERLKEAARKYTDLRVETEAEQIQLALIFMGQSAPDIRKKLQKLEGENSRSLNAMLEVAWRVYNNREKEERS; translated from the exons ATGGCTATAACAGCTgataagaaagtgaaaaagtgttGTTCAACTTGTGAGATTGGGAAAGGTTGTTTGAAGAAAAGGATTGTTATTGAGAGTGACAATGGACCAGAGTTAGATATATCCCCTCCTAGGAGAGAAATGAATCAGGGTCAAGAATCAAGGGTACAAGAACCGGCAATTGAACCAGATAGCAGTGGAACAGGAGATGTGGAAGAGAGATTATCGGAGATTGTAATTCATACTCCTGTTTCACGGAGAACTCGGCAACAGACCCAGACAATAGCTCCCCTGCGACAGGGAGTTGGCAGTGATGGACCAGTCTATGTGAAAATACCTTTTACAGCTACAGATTTGATGACTTggaaacaggcagcaggaaatTATAGAGAAGATCCTGAAAAAGTGGGCAAGGTGGTAGATACTATAATTAGAACACAGAATCCAGACTGGAGTGATTTACAGGTGATTCTGGATAATTTGTTAGATGATACAGAGAAGCAAATGGTATTAAAAGCTGGTAAAGCACAGTCTGCAGAGTTGAATGTGATGAGTGGAATAACAGGTGGAACAATAGAACAGAATTTTCCATCTGGGGATCCACAGTGGGATCCAAATAATGTGACACATAGAGAAAGACTGAGACGGTATcaaaaatggattttatatGGGATTAGACATGCCATGCCTAAATCTTTGAATTGGTCTAAATTATATGAAGTAagacaagataaaaatgaatctCCCTCAGCATTTTTGGAAAGATTAAAGGAAGCTGCTAGAAAATACACTGATTTGAGAGTGGAAACAGAGGCAGAACAGATACaattggctttgatttttatgggaCAATCGGCAccagatataaggaaaaaactCCAGAAACTGGAGGGAGAGAATTCAAGGAGTTTAAATGCAATGTTGGAAGTGGCATGGAGGGTAtataataacagagaaaaagaagaaagaag TTAA